In Salana multivorans, a single genomic region encodes these proteins:
- a CDS encoding phosphoketolase family protein, with translation MAAAEHTPEHTPEPTTDSSTATGWRYRPATPLDDTTLHRIDRWWRAANYLSVGQIYLLDNPLLRTPLTREDVKPRLLGHWGTTPGLTFLYAHANRAIKERDLSTIYITGPGHGGPGLVAGAYLDGTYSETYTDITRDAEGLRRLFRQFSFPGGIPSHVAPETPGSIHEGGELGYALSHAYGAAFDNPDLLVLAVVGDGEAETGPLATSWHSNKFVDPATDGVVLPILHLNGYKIANPTVLARIGDDELRDLMRGYGHTPHEFVAGFDDEDPVSIHRRFAVLLDQVLDEIVAIKERAAAGDTSRPMWPMIIFRTPKGWTCPEYIDGKRAEGSWRAHQVPLASARDTPEHLQVLADWLASYRPEELFDDDGRVDDDIEAITPAGQLRMSDNPHANGGLLMHDLRLPDFREFAVDVPTPGSGLHENTRVLGEWLREVIRLNPTNFRIFGPDETASNRLQAVFGATDKAWNAELHAGEDTDEHLGVDGRVVEMLSEHQCQGWLEGYLLTGRHGLFNCYEAFIHIIDSMLNQHAKWLKVTREIPWRRPISSLNYLLSSHVWRQDHNGFSHQDPGFIDHVVNKKPEVVRVYLPADANTLLSTYDHCLRSRDYVNVVVAGKQPAPQYLTMDEAIAHCTRGLGIWEWAGSEVDGEEPDVVLACAGDVPTLEALAAADLLRRNVPDLRVRVVNVVDLMRLNSESEHPHGLSDRDFDSYFTTDRPVIFAYHGYPWLIHRLTYRRTNHANIHVRGYKEEGTTTTPFDMVMLNDLDRFRLVIDVIDRVPGLAARYAGLRQRMADKRIEARAYTRAHGEDLPEIAEWVWPDATAPAATGDDGSTGINATLSTGGDNE, from the coding sequence ATGGCAGCAGCGGAGCACACCCCCGAGCACACGCCCGAGCCCACCACGGACTCGTCGACCGCCACCGGCTGGCGCTACCGCCCGGCCACGCCGCTCGACGACACCACCCTCCACCGCATCGACCGCTGGTGGCGCGCCGCCAACTACCTGTCGGTGGGGCAGATCTACCTCCTCGACAACCCGCTCCTGCGCACGCCCCTGACGCGCGAGGACGTGAAGCCCCGCCTGCTCGGCCACTGGGGCACGACGCCGGGGCTCACCTTCCTCTACGCGCACGCCAACCGGGCGATCAAGGAGCGCGACCTCTCGACCATCTACATCACGGGCCCCGGCCACGGCGGGCCCGGCCTCGTCGCGGGCGCCTACCTCGACGGCACGTACTCGGAGACCTACACGGACATCACGCGCGACGCCGAGGGCCTGCGCCGGCTGTTCCGCCAGTTCTCCTTCCCGGGCGGCATCCCCAGCCACGTCGCGCCCGAGACGCCGGGCTCGATCCACGAGGGCGGTGAGCTCGGCTACGCGCTGAGCCACGCCTACGGCGCCGCGTTCGACAACCCGGACCTGCTCGTCCTCGCGGTCGTCGGCGACGGCGAGGCGGAGACCGGCCCGCTCGCGACGTCGTGGCACTCGAACAAGTTCGTCGACCCGGCCACCGACGGCGTCGTCCTGCCGATCCTCCACCTCAACGGGTACAAGATCGCGAACCCGACCGTGCTCGCCCGGATCGGCGACGACGAGCTGCGCGACCTCATGCGCGGCTACGGCCACACACCGCACGAGTTCGTCGCCGGGTTCGACGACGAGGACCCCGTCTCGATCCACCGGCGGTTCGCCGTCCTGCTCGACCAGGTCCTCGACGAGATCGTCGCGATCAAGGAGCGCGCGGCGGCCGGCGACACGTCCCGTCCGATGTGGCCGATGATCATCTTCCGCACGCCCAAGGGCTGGACCTGCCCCGAGTACATCGACGGCAAGCGCGCCGAGGGCTCCTGGCGCGCCCACCAGGTGCCGCTCGCGAGCGCACGGGACACCCCCGAGCACCTCCAGGTCCTCGCGGACTGGCTCGCGTCCTACCGCCCCGAGGAGCTGTTCGACGACGACGGCCGGGTCGACGACGACATCGAGGCAATCACCCCCGCCGGCCAGCTCCGGATGAGCGACAACCCGCACGCCAACGGCGGCCTCCTCATGCACGACCTGCGCCTGCCGGACTTCCGCGAGTTCGCGGTCGACGTGCCGACGCCGGGCTCCGGCCTGCACGAGAACACCCGCGTCCTCGGCGAGTGGCTGCGCGAGGTCATCCGGCTCAACCCGACGAACTTCCGCATCTTCGGTCCGGACGAGACCGCGTCGAACCGGCTGCAGGCGGTGTTCGGCGCGACCGACAAGGCGTGGAACGCCGAGCTGCACGCGGGCGAGGACACGGACGAGCACCTGGGCGTCGACGGCCGCGTCGTCGAGATGCTCTCGGAGCACCAGTGCCAGGGCTGGCTCGAGGGGTACCTCCTGACCGGCCGGCACGGCCTGTTCAACTGCTACGAGGCCTTCATCCACATCATCGACTCGATGCTCAACCAGCACGCGAAGTGGCTCAAGGTGACGCGGGAGATCCCGTGGCGCCGTCCGATCTCCTCGCTCAACTACCTGCTGTCGAGCCACGTCTGGCGCCAGGACCACAACGGCTTCAGCCACCAGGACCCCGGCTTCATCGACCACGTCGTCAACAAGAAGCCCGAGGTCGTCCGCGTCTACCTGCCGGCCGACGCCAACACGCTCCTGTCCACCTACGACCACTGCCTGCGCAGCCGCGACTACGTCAACGTCGTCGTCGCGGGCAAGCAGCCGGCCCCGCAGTACCTCACGATGGACGAGGCGATCGCGCACTGCACGCGCGGCCTCGGCATCTGGGAGTGGGCCGGGTCGGAGGTCGACGGCGAGGAGCCCGACGTCGTGCTGGCCTGCGCCGGTGACGTCCCGACGCTCGAGGCGCTCGCGGCGGCCGACCTGCTGCGCCGCAACGTCCCGGACCTGCGGGTGCGCGTCGTGAACGTCGTCGACCTCATGCGGCTCAACAGCGAGTCGGAGCACCCGCACGGCCTGTCCGACCGGGACTTCGACTCCTACTTCACGACGGACCGGCCGGTCATCTTCGCCTACCACGGCTACCCGTGGCTCATCCACCGCCTCACCTACCGCCGCACGAACCACGCGAACATCCACGTGCGCGGCTACAAGGAGGAGGGCACGACGACGACGCCCTTCGACATGGTGATGCTCAACGACCTCGACCGGTTCCGGCTCGTCATCGACGTCATCGACCGGGTCCCCGGCCTGGCCGCCCGCTACGCGGGCCTGCGCCAGCGCATGGCGGACAAGCGGATCGAGGCGCGGGCGTACACGCGGGCGCACGGCGAGGACCTGCCCGAGATCGCCGAGTGGGTGTGGCCGGACGCGACCGCCCCCGCGGCCACCGGCGACGACGGCAGCACAGGTATCAACGCAACTCTTTCGACAGGTGGAGACAACGAGTGA
- a CDS encoding ABC transporter ATP-binding protein: MSITPNTTALGDPTMLPVADGERLRTHVAGLFRGHRAGFSRVAILQVVAAVAGLTGPIVLGRMVDGFQNDTATATGVNVMIGILVVAVVIQAVTIRFAQRSALVLGETVFAQMREDFIETVTALPLSTIERAGTGDLVSRTTNDVDRVQHTIRFGIPRVIVSVATILITIVVAFVVSWQTAIAILLGVPLIVTAVRWYLKRATPAYLEESRRWAVMNGTFAETVEGARTVEALALAKRRRDRGESDIREIAKAEARTMRLRNVLFPSIDLAFGIPAVAVLVWGAWLVGQGYVTEGAVVVVAMYAMQLMGPVWELIFWVDEIQVATVSLARIYGVKDVPGDRVAGDDVPADDHVVAEGVEYAYREGTPVLHGIDLDLEVGERLAIVGPSGAGKSTFGRMLAGVHPPTAGRVTVGGVPLVELPLEDLRRQVALVTQEHHVFVGTLADNLYLAKPEATTDELRDALAAVDALGWALALPEGLETEVGSGGHELTPAQAQQLALARLVLLDPHTLVLDEATSLIDPRAARELETSLGAVLAGRTVVAIAHRLYTAHDADRVAVIDAGRIAEIGSHHELVEADGEYARLWHSWRTE; this comes from the coding sequence ATGAGCATCACCCCGAACACCACCGCGCTCGGTGACCCGACCATGCTCCCCGTCGCCGACGGCGAGCGCCTGCGCACTCACGTCGCCGGCCTGTTCCGCGGCCACCGCGCCGGCTTCTCGCGCGTCGCGATCCTCCAGGTCGTCGCCGCGGTCGCCGGCCTCACCGGCCCGATCGTCCTCGGCCGGATGGTCGACGGCTTCCAGAACGACACGGCGACCGCCACCGGCGTCAACGTCATGATCGGCATCCTCGTCGTCGCCGTCGTGATCCAGGCCGTGACGATCCGGTTCGCGCAGCGCTCGGCCCTCGTCCTCGGCGAGACGGTCTTCGCGCAGATGCGCGAGGACTTCATCGAGACCGTGACGGCGCTGCCGCTGTCGACCATCGAGCGGGCCGGGACGGGCGACCTCGTCAGCCGCACGACGAACGACGTCGACCGCGTCCAGCACACGATCCGGTTCGGCATCCCGCGCGTCATCGTGAGCGTCGCGACGATCCTCATCACGATCGTCGTCGCCTTCGTCGTGTCCTGGCAGACCGCGATCGCGATCCTGCTCGGCGTGCCGCTCATCGTGACGGCCGTGCGCTGGTACCTCAAGCGCGCGACGCCCGCCTACCTCGAGGAGTCCCGGCGCTGGGCCGTGATGAACGGGACCTTCGCCGAGACGGTCGAGGGCGCGCGGACGGTCGAGGCGCTCGCGCTCGCCAAGCGCCGCCGCGACCGGGGCGAGTCCGACATCCGGGAGATCGCCAAGGCCGAGGCGCGGACGATGCGCCTGCGCAACGTCCTGTTCCCCTCGATCGACCTCGCGTTCGGCATCCCCGCCGTCGCGGTCCTCGTGTGGGGCGCCTGGCTCGTCGGCCAGGGCTACGTCACCGAGGGTGCCGTCGTCGTGGTCGCGATGTACGCGATGCAGCTCATGGGCCCCGTGTGGGAGCTCATCTTCTGGGTCGACGAGATCCAGGTCGCGACCGTCTCGCTCGCGCGCATCTACGGCGTCAAGGACGTCCCGGGCGACCGGGTGGCCGGCGACGACGTCCCCGCCGACGACCACGTCGTGGCCGAGGGCGTCGAGTACGCCTACCGCGAGGGCACGCCCGTGCTGCACGGCATCGACCTCGACCTCGAGGTCGGCGAGCGGCTCGCGATCGTCGGGCCCTCGGGCGCCGGCAAGTCGACGTTCGGCCGGATGCTCGCCGGCGTGCACCCCCCGACGGCCGGTCGGGTGACGGTCGGCGGCGTGCCGCTGGTCGAGCTGCCGCTGGAGGACCTGCGCCGCCAGGTCGCGCTCGTGACGCAGGAGCACCACGTCTTCGTCGGGACGCTCGCGGACAACCTCTACCTCGCCAAGCCCGAGGCGACGACCGACGAGCTGCGGGACGCGCTGGCCGCCGTCGACGCCCTCGGCTGGGCGCTCGCGCTTCCCGAGGGCCTGGAGACCGAGGTCGGCTCCGGCGGTCACGAGCTGACCCCGGCGCAGGCGCAGCAGCTCGCGCTCGCGCGGCTCGTGCTGCTCGACCCGCACACCCTCGTGCTCGACGAGGCGACGTCGCTCATCGACCCGCGCGCGGCGCGCGAGCTGGAGACGTCGCTCGGGGCCGTGCTGGCGGGCCGGACCGTCGTCGCGATCGCGCACCGGCTCTACACGGCGCACGACGCCGACCGCGTCGCCGTCATCGACGCCGGCCGGATCGCCGAGATCGGCTCGCACCACGAGCTCGTCGAGGCGGACGGCGAGTACGCCCGGCTCTGGCACAGCTGGCGCACGGAGTGA
- a CDS encoding SURF1 family protein yields MSTTASAPSDPTTDPGAATRPGLRSRPTRRELVDAARTPRMLGLLAILVVAAIVCVRLGAWQIDRAYATTQAAAQAQAEELAHTAARPLGEVVEPGAHLMGRDVGRPVTVTGVFVPELEVLVPGRSVDGVEGDLVVTPLRETGRDDRPWVVVVRGFVATDAAADADGRPVVPPAPAGEVTLLGSVAAGEAYVPAPPREGEVPSLSPAYFAGVWGLPIYNVYVVQAEADPGLVTLDRPTLETDDGGNLRNLAYAAEWFVFAGFALVVWYRMVRDEAIDRRPAPAAAPAPDPR; encoded by the coding sequence GTGAGCACCACCGCGTCGGCACCGTCGGACCCGACGACGGACCCCGGCGCCGCCACCCGCCCGGGACTGCGGTCCCGGCCGACGCGACGCGAGCTCGTCGACGCGGCCCGCACCCCGCGGATGCTCGGGCTGCTCGCGATCCTCGTCGTCGCGGCGATCGTCTGCGTGCGGCTCGGCGCCTGGCAGATCGACCGCGCCTACGCCACGACCCAGGCGGCGGCGCAGGCCCAGGCGGAGGAGCTCGCCCACACGGCGGCGCGTCCGCTCGGCGAGGTCGTCGAGCCGGGGGCGCACCTCATGGGCCGCGACGTGGGCCGGCCGGTCACGGTGACGGGCGTGTTCGTCCCCGAGCTGGAGGTTCTCGTGCCCGGCCGCTCGGTCGACGGCGTCGAGGGCGACCTCGTCGTCACCCCCCTGCGGGAGACCGGCCGCGACGACCGGCCGTGGGTCGTCGTCGTGCGCGGCTTCGTCGCGACGGACGCGGCCGCCGACGCCGACGGGCGCCCCGTCGTCCCGCCGGCCCCCGCCGGCGAGGTGACGCTGCTCGGCTCGGTCGCCGCCGGCGAGGCGTACGTCCCCGCCCCCCCGCGCGAGGGTGAGGTGCCCTCGCTCTCCCCCGCGTACTTCGCCGGCGTCTGGGGACTGCCGATCTACAACGTGTACGTCGTGCAGGCGGAGGCTGACCCGGGGCTCGTCACGCTCGACCGGCCGACCCTGGAGACCGACGACGGCGGGAACCTGCGCAACCTGGCCTACGCCGCCGAGTGGTTCGTGTTCGCCGGGTTCGCGCTCGTCGTCTGGTACCGGATGGTCCGCGACGAGGCCATCGACCGCCGCCCGGCCCCGGCCGCAGCCCCGGCTCCGGACCCGCGGTAG